From a single Mesorhizobium shangrilense genomic region:
- the mtnK gene encoding S-methyl-5-thioribose kinase translates to MTQKLPFEALSIETLSTRLGDNEALRARIGKDTTRWKVREVGDGNLNLVFIVEGASGAAVVKQALPYVRLVGDSWPLPLKRSFFEYHALTRQEARAPGSVPAIYYFDEIQALIIMEYLSPHIILRRALIEGRQLPNIAGDIGLFMARTLFRGSDLHMAAKDRKADLALFADNVELCDITENLVFSDPYFDAKMNRHTSPQLDALVAELRADRDLKVEAQRLKHIFAANAETLLHGDLHSGSIMVTDKETRMIDPEFAFYGPMAFDVGMLLANFWMSFFSQRGHEQKGKRDAMRAYLLDVIVETWAVFRTEFSRLWRTERTGMLYQKSLFEDQGDRLGAEQALDHVLHQIWTDLLGFAGIEVHRRILGLAHNADFETIADEDLRASCEAKALKFGRHIAVNRRQIHSIDEVNTLAELIEQENGI, encoded by the coding sequence ATGACGCAGAAACTGCCGTTCGAAGCACTATCGATCGAGACGCTCTCGACCCGCCTTGGCGACAACGAGGCGCTGCGCGCGCGGATCGGCAAGGACACGACACGTTGGAAGGTCCGCGAGGTCGGCGACGGCAATCTGAACCTGGTCTTCATCGTCGAAGGCGCCAGCGGTGCCGCCGTGGTCAAGCAGGCATTGCCCTATGTCCGCCTCGTCGGCGACAGCTGGCCGCTGCCCTTGAAGCGCTCGTTCTTCGAATATCACGCGCTGACCAGGCAAGAGGCGCGCGCGCCGGGCTCCGTGCCGGCGATCTACTATTTCGACGAGATCCAGGCGCTGATCATCATGGAATATCTGTCGCCGCACATCATCCTGCGGCGGGCATTGATCGAAGGCCGGCAGCTTCCGAACATTGCCGGGGATATCGGCCTGTTCATGGCCCGCACGCTGTTTCGCGGTTCCGACCTGCACATGGCGGCCAAGGACCGCAAGGCCGACCTGGCGCTCTTCGCCGACAATGTCGAGCTCTGCGACATCACCGAGAACCTTGTGTTCTCCGACCCCTACTTCGACGCAAAAATGAACCGGCATACGTCACCCCAACTCGACGCCCTGGTTGCCGAACTGCGTGCTGATCGCGACCTCAAGGTGGAGGCGCAGCGGCTGAAGCACATCTTCGCCGCCAATGCCGAAACGCTGTTGCATGGCGACCTGCATTCCGGCTCGATCATGGTCACCGACAAGGAAACCCGGATGATCGATCCGGAGTTCGCCTTCTACGGCCCGATGGCCTTCGATGTCGGCATGCTGCTCGCCAATTTCTGGATGTCGTTCTTCTCGCAGCGCGGGCATGAGCAGAAGGGCAAGCGCGATGCCATGCGCGCCTATCTGCTCGATGTCATCGTTGAGACATGGGCGGTGTTCCGAACCGAGTTCTCGCGTCTGTGGCGCACCGAGCGCACCGGCATGCTCTACCAGAAGAGCCTGTTCGAGGACCAGGGCGACAGGTTGGGCGCCGAGCAGGCACTCGACCATGTCCTGCATCAGATCTGGACCGACCTGCTCGGCTTTGCCGGCATAGAGGTGCACAGGCGCATCCTCGGCCTCGCCCACAATGCCGATTTCGAAACCATTGCCGACGAGGATTTGCGCGCCAGTTGCGAGGCTAAGGCGCTGAAATTCGGCCGTCACATCGCCGTCAACCGGCGCCAGATCCACAGCATCGACGAGGTCAACACTCTGGCCGAACTGATCGAACAGGAGAACGGAATTTGA
- a CDS encoding ABC transporter permease: MTLRDYAIRYGFLVLLFGLVAYFAIAADGFVSPQSAVFIFQSVAITGVLALGVTATLVVGGFDLSIGSVATSAMMAAAYVMVVLEQNAVVAVVVCLLIGAVVGLINGWLIVYMRVPDLLATLGMMFLLVGLQRIPTEGRSIATGMTMPDGSVANGKFSDAFLALGRHRFDFFIPNLIPVSVVVLLVLAVLIWFFLEYTRFGRMMYAVGSNERAAELAGAPVKAYKIWAYIISGVFASIGGILLAARLGRGDIASGNNLLLDAVAAALIGYAVLGAAKPNAFGTAVGALFVGILLQGLTMMNAPYYTQDFVKGVVLVIALVFTFALSGRGKS; encoded by the coding sequence ATGACGCTGCGCGACTACGCCATCCGTTATGGGTTCCTCGTCCTGCTGTTCGGCCTCGTCGCCTATTTCGCGATCGCCGCCGACGGTTTCGTTTCGCCGCAAAGTGCCGTCTTCATCTTCCAGTCGGTCGCCATCACCGGCGTGCTGGCGCTCGGCGTCACCGCCACGCTGGTCGTCGGCGGCTTCGACCTCTCGATTGGTTCTGTCGCCACCTCCGCCATGATGGCGGCGGCCTATGTCATGGTGGTGCTGGAGCAGAACGCCGTTGTCGCGGTCGTCGTCTGCCTGCTGATCGGCGCCGTTGTCGGCCTCATCAATGGCTGGCTCATCGTCTATATGCGCGTGCCCGATCTGCTGGCGACGCTCGGCATGATGTTCCTGCTTGTAGGCCTGCAGCGCATCCCGACCGAGGGCCGCTCGATCGCCACCGGCATGACCATGCCCGATGGTTCGGTCGCCAACGGCAAATTCTCCGACGCCTTCCTGGCGCTTGGCCGCCACCGCTTCGATTTCTTCATCCCGAACCTTATTCCGGTATCGGTCGTCGTGCTGCTCGTGCTGGCCGTGCTGATCTGGTTCTTCCTCGAATACACCCGCTTCGGCCGCATGATGTACGCCGTCGGCAGCAACGAGCGCGCAGCCGAACTCGCCGGCGCGCCTGTCAAGGCATACAAGATCTGGGCCTACATTATTTCAGGTGTTTTTGCCTCGATCGGCGGCATTTTGCTCGCCGCCCGGCTTGGACGCGGCGACATCGCCTCGGGTAATAATCTGCTGCTCGATGCGGTCGCCGCGGCGCTCATCGGCTACGCGGTGCTTGGCGCCGCCAAGCCGAACGCCTTCGGCACCGCCGTTGGCGCGCTGTTCGTCGGCATCTTGCTGCAAGGCCTGACCATGATGAACGCGCCTTACTACACGCAGGATTTCGTCAAGGGCGTGGTTCTGGTCATCGCCCTTGTCTTCACCTTCGCCCTTTCCGGCAGGGGCAAGAGCTAG
- a CDS encoding sugar ABC transporter ATP-binding protein: MVGNAVFRVEGLRKSFGRNEVLGGVSLELHAGEVTVLMGANGAGKSTLVKIISGVYERGGGAMALAGQDFAPNTPAEAIRAGVVTVHQNINDGVVADLDVATNLTLDRLSGSGASFLFNPARVRREAKAVADRMGLAIDLKARVSALSLADRQMVAIARALAHQPKVLILDEPTSSLSSAEADRLFALVDRLREQGVTILYISHRMSDIRRLADRIVSMRDGIISGVFDSRPLDYEGAVNAMLGRKIHLDQIVVRDSARAVLAIEGLRIAQGARPISLTLGDGEVVAITGLVGVGKTALAETLFGVRRPLAGTMTMNGKPYAPRSAGDAIAAGVFLVAKDRATSGIVGGFNIERNVSLPFLKRMSNLSVLKRRLERATARRQIEELGIVCRSEKDELSALSGGNQQKVMVARWMAQNAALFILDEPFQGVDISARRDIAAKLRASANGRATLLFVTELDEALETADRILVMSEQTIVGEHRNADVDLDRLLAEVAGGPLHSAA, translated from the coding sequence ATGGTCGGCAATGCCGTGTTCCGCGTAGAGGGACTGAGGAAATCCTTTGGCCGCAACGAGGTGCTTGGTGGCGTCTCGCTGGAGCTGCATGCCGGTGAAGTGACCGTGCTGATGGGCGCCAACGGCGCCGGCAAATCCACCCTCGTCAAGATCATCAGTGGCGTCTACGAACGCGGCGGCGGCGCCATGGCTCTCGCCGGGCAGGACTTCGCGCCGAACACGCCGGCCGAGGCGATCCGCGCCGGCGTCGTCACCGTGCACCAGAATATCAATGACGGCGTCGTCGCCGACCTCGACGTGGCAACCAATCTGACGCTGGACCGGCTGAGCGGCAGCGGCGCATCGTTCCTGTTCAATCCGGCTCGTGTACGCCGCGAGGCCAAGGCTGTTGCCGACCGCATGGGTCTGGCCATCGACCTCAAGGCCCGCGTCAGCGCTCTTTCGCTGGCTGATCGCCAGATGGTGGCGATCGCTCGCGCGCTTGCGCATCAACCGAAAGTGCTGATCCTGGACGAGCCGACCTCGTCGCTCTCAAGTGCTGAAGCCGATCGGCTGTTCGCGCTGGTCGACCGGTTGCGCGAGCAAGGCGTGACGATCCTCTACATCTCGCACCGCATGTCGGATATCAGGCGGCTTGCCGACCGTATTGTCTCCATGCGCGACGGGATCATATCGGGCGTCTTCGACTCCAGGCCGCTCGACTATGAAGGCGCGGTCAATGCCATGCTCGGCCGCAAGATCCATCTCGACCAGATCGTCGTCAGGGATTCGGCCAGGGCGGTCCTGGCGATCGAGGGCTTGCGTATCGCACAGGGCGCCCGGCCGATTTCCTTGACGCTCGGTGACGGCGAGGTCGTTGCCATCACCGGTCTCGTCGGCGTCGGCAAGACGGCGCTCGCCGAGACGCTGTTTGGCGTGCGAAGGCCGCTCGCCGGGACCATGACGATGAACGGCAAGCCCTACGCGCCGCGATCTGCCGGCGACGCGATCGCCGCCGGTGTTTTCCTCGTCGCCAAGGATCGAGCGACCAGCGGCATCGTCGGCGGCTTCAACATCGAGCGCAATGTCAGCCTGCCGTTCCTGAAGCGCATGTCGAACCTCAGCGTTCTCAAGCGTCGGCTCGAACGCGCCACCGCACGCCGGCAGATCGAGGAACTCGGCATCGTCTGCCGCTCCGAGAAGGACGAGCTGTCGGCACTGTCCGGCGGCAACCAGCAAAAGGTGATGGTCGCCCGCTGGATGGCGCAGAATGCTGCGCTGTTCATCCTCGACGAGCCGTTTCAAGGCGTCGATATCTCGGCCCGGCGCGATATCGCTGCCAAGCTCAGGGCAAGCGCCAATGGCCGCGCGACGCTGTTGTTCGTCACCGAACTCGATGAAGCGCTGGAGACGGCCGACCGCATCCTGGTGATGTCGGAGCAAACGATCGTCGGCGAGCATCGCAATGCCGATGTCGATCTCGATCGCCTGCTGGCCGAGGTTGCCGGCGGGCCACTGCACAGCGCCGCCTGA